In Magnolia sinica isolate HGM2019 chromosome 12, MsV1, whole genome shotgun sequence, a single genomic region encodes these proteins:
- the LOC131220609 gene encoding large ribosomal subunit protein uL30x-like has protein sequence MHPKTRKFPQLLCLRQIFNGVFLRVNKAIVNMLHRVEPYVTYGYPNLKSVRELIYKRGYGKLNKQRIGLTDNYVIEQALGKFGIICIEDLIHEIMTVGPHFKEANNFLWSFKLKALLGGLKKKRNHYIEGGDAGYREKYINKLIRRMN, from the coding sequence ATGCACCCAAAGACAAGAAAATTTCCTCAGCTCTTGTGTTTGAGACAGATATTTAATGGTGTGTTTCTAAGGGTCAATAAGGCCATTGTGAACATGTTGCATAGGGTCGAGCCCTACGTGACATATGGCTATCCCAATTTGAAGAGTGTGAGGGAATTAATTTACAAGAGGGGTTATGGCAAGCTGAATAAGCAGAGAATTGGTTTAACTGACAACTATGTTATTGAGCAGGCATTGGGTAAGTTTGGCATAATCTGCATAGAGGATCTCATTCACGAGATCATGACTGTTGGACCCCATTTCAAGGAGGCCAATAACTTCTTATGGTCATTCAAGCTCAAGGCGCTGCTAGGTGGTCTTAAGAAGAAGAGAAACCACTACATTGAAGGAGGGGATGCTGGATACAGAGAAAAGTATATCAACAAGCTCATTAGAAGGATGAACTAA